Proteins encoded in a region of the Panicum hallii strain FIL2 chromosome 3, PHallii_v3.1, whole genome shotgun sequence genome:
- the LOC112884018 gene encoding uncharacterized protein LOC112884018 → MARRAGKPLLALLVLSGLLLLPLVASVPLPRCLRLGSPQQHPPALKLTSSQEASMAAWNLGSRPAARMTVEVNDYQPSGPNNRHDPPKGPGRA, encoded by the exons ATGGCGCGCCGCGCCGGGAAGCCCCTCCTCGCGCTCCTCGTGCTGTCCGGCCTCCTTCTCCTCCCGCTCGTCGCCTCCGTCCCCCTGCCAA GATGCCTGCGCCTGGGGAGCCCGCAGCAGCACCCGCCGGCTCTGAAGCTTACTTCTTCCCAG GAggcgtcgatggcggcgtggaaCCTCGGCagcaggccggcggcgaggatgacCGTGGAGGTGAACGACTACCAACCGTCCGGCCCCAACAACCGCCATGACCCGCCCAAGGGTCCCGGCAGAGCATGA